CAGACCACTAATCGAGAAAGTGAATAACTTAATTTCTGGTTGGGCAACAAAGAAACTTACATACACTAGAAGAATTGAACTGGTTAAAAACGTGGTAATGAGAATCATCGATTACTGGTCGTAGCAACTCGTGCtcccgaagaaggtaatgaaagaaCTTGACGCGctaatgagaaactttatttgaGAAAGCAGTGGGGGGGAGAAAGAAAGAAGGTTAAGTGGACCGCACTTTGCAAACCAAAGGAAGAAGGCGACATAGGGCTCAAGAACTGTATTGAATTGAATAAAGCGTTGACATATAAGCATCTATGGGCCATCAAGAGCAAACAAGAATCACTCTGGATCAAGTGGGTCCACACttggtttatgaaacacgaatcAAACGTTTGGACAACTAAAATAAGCAAAAGTATGGGATGGTCGTTAAAGAAAATCCTTAAACTAAGAAACAACATTGTAGGACTATTTGACATTAGCTGGGGAGACGTTAGAAACAAACTGTTTTGACATAATCCCTAGTATGAGGACCAACCGCTAATCAATAAAGAGGAATTCAGAAACGTGAGGATCAAATGAGACTGTCTAGCCGCAAAGATCAGAGACATTAAGGATGGGCTATGGAATTCGTTCCTTAAGCGAATACCGATGGGACAGCGCATTCTCGAACATATCAGTAACATCCAATTCAATGAAAGAACAGATGTACATCGATGGAAAATTGAGGAAAATGGGAAGATGATTTCAAGCAAAATGTGGAATACCATCCGGGAGAAGGAGCAAATAGTAGATTGGGTTGATCTGGTCTGGTCATCAAAAGTCATCCCCATCCTAAGACACCAATTTATCCTATGGCTTGCATTTAAGGAAATGCTAAACACAAGAGATCGAGTAAAGAAGTATATGGAGATCCTGGTTACAAGTTGTTTGCTAtatgaaggaaatgaagaaacaacTGATCACGTATTTGGTTGTTTTCCTTTTGCATCGAATCTATAGAAGAAATTTACCATAAGCATTAAAAGGGCTAGCTTGCCTACGGAATGGAAAGTGATCAAAAAGGAAACCATACTTAAAGCAAAGGGGAAAAGCTTTAGGTCAAGTGTTTTTAAAAACGGCTTCTGTACAATAGTCTACCACATTTGGCGAGAAAGGAACGCAAGGGTGCACTCGAGAATAAAAAGAAGTGTAGAGGAGACATGAGAAGACATTGTATTTGACAACAACACAAATTTACAAATGCTGAGACGAGTACCCATGACTGAGCAAAACTAGACACTAAGTTGGAACTGGAAAATCACATTCAAAGAAGTCATGATAAcgaaaaaaaatttagttagaGAAACATTGTCAATTGTTTGTGTGTTGTGAAATTCATTTGCTCTTAGACTGTTTCGAACTAAATTTTCCTAGGCTTGTCTAGGAAAATACATAAAATCATTtgatttttgttcttttttttggaatttttaatgaaattacgttaagtcgttttttccaaaaaaaagtttaaacataaatcccaaacattcgtttatcaaaatattttttgtgagaaacatcccaaaaatactttgaaatttttttctaatttttataaaatggtttgagcttccaaaattacaaaaataattttggattttgaaactgagaaccaaacaggccttaggatcgATGTCCTAGGCCTTGGGTTCATTTTCATCGGCCGTGATTCTTCCGGGCTAAGAAGCCTTGGTCGAGGGGCAAAGACTATCGGTCATTAGCTGAGATTATTAGTCAGGGTGTAAAAACCACCGGTCTTGGGTTAGCCTTGGGATAagttcatcggtcctaggtctgggAATTCTCGGTCGAGGTCAAGATTCCTCAATCCTAGGTTCGATCTCTCGgtcgaacctctcggtcctaggtagAAGCCATCGGTTCTAGGTTCGAGAGTTCTCAGTCTTAAGTTTGACCTCTCGATTGGATGTAaaaatcatcggtcggacctctcagtcctaaaTGAAGAACATCGACCGGACCTCTTGTTCCTAGCTAACAAGCCTTGGTTGGACATGTCGGTCCAATGTTAAGTTTCTCGGTCCTCAATTGGACCCGTCtgtcctcaagaacaccaaaattgcaggttttataattttgatgggAGCTTGGATTCTTCAATCGAAGGGCATGAGTAGCTTTACAAAGCTCCTAGAAACATTTAAAACATCATCCCAAAATATCAATCAATATGGGTGATGctcaatttgtttaaaatagtttgtaatcaaaaattgagtttttggttttaaagttgtttgaGGTGAAATGAGTTAATCAATAGTTTCCTTAtgcctcatatatatatatatatatatatatatatatatatatatatatatatttgattgataccaaaataagaacactaacTATTCGTTTgcaccaaatcaagaactcataattttcaatttattttgaaaattttgattttgatcaaacatgatcggaatgGATCAAAGACGATCCAAATATTTTCCCAACATAATTACAATCATGTTAGGAAGCTTTTTGGGCTGCGATCCTCAAGGATTGGCCCAAGAGCAACAAAcccgtttttttatttttaaaattcaaatttggggttTTCTTTTTAAGACCAATTAATCGGTTCTAGCTTTCACAAAAAGCtcataaatgatcataagatCGATTTctaatcatcaaaataaagaaCCAGAcatcatacaagcttatgaaaactaaaatataaaaatttcaattttaaacaaGAATGATCAATTAAAGGATTATTGGAAGTTTACCAAGGATTTGGATAACACTCCTTAGAATTtagggaagcttttgggatgcttGGATCCAAACTTTAGGGCCTTATGTagaattttcgaaaaatcaaaatttttagcTTTATTGACGGATTTtcgatttttttctaatttgaaGCTTGAAATCTTCTATCTTTTCTTCGGAAATGTTGAGGGAAGCTTTTTATAGCCTTCCTGAGTCGGTGGAggctacacccgattatgaattttattttttatttaaaactttaagagattatttgaaattgattttttttcccaCCCTTTTGgcattaattttaatcttttaaatacacaaaatattaaaataaatatgacaaatattttatcatttgcttttataatttaaggttaaataaataattttgggtgaTAAAATTTGTACCTcatttcattataaattatttattttaatcccttgattttttttttaaagttagttTAGGATAAAATGAGGACAACATTCattccaatatttttttatttttggccattttcttaattaattaggttttaattatctaaataattaatctaattaattattttaattaggttttggccatgaaattaattattttgattttgtttattcaaaaataaattaaactaattattttaattaatagataattaatagttaaaatgagaaaaaaatattaataaagaaatgaaagagaaattattaatgcatagaataaatgagaaataaataagtattttaaaatattactagcatttagcccgtgcatttgcacgagtaataatataaaaaccgtgaaaaaaaattacggataacattttttattttatttttaaccattttaagtttatgggtgagtcaacccacattccgacccaattatccatttactcaacatcattatatattagttagttaaaaagttgaacttatattaatattaaaacatcccgcgtttatcaaatttggtgttgaatttaaaatataaagtctttatagcctagttggttaaaaaattgtacttgtttttgttaggttgcaagttcgaaacatacctctagcatttttaattttatttttaaccgttttaaatttaaaaacggatcaacccacaatccgacccaagtatccaaattaaccacagctctcgacccggcaatccggacactttaaaaattaagcatcattatatatatatatatagattagggAGCTAATCTTAATCACAATAATTGCAATTTTTTCATTCTCTTGTCAATactcattatttaaataacctcaaCTACCAAACTTCATCTAGATttctttacaatttttttatacattcttcaaaaaaaaatactaaaaattaagatcaaacaaattaagatcaaacaagctcttaaaacttgattttggttatttgaGAATTTGTTGAGATTTTATCcgaaaataattgtttaataaaacaaaaagtaTTTTTTAGACATTtagttagtttatttattaaaatattttttatttaaaaaataaatttaataaaaaaaatattttaattgataaaacgAGTGATTGAATTACTAGAATATAGTAATGTAATAtagattaaatttataaaaaagcggtataaaatctaaaaaaaacatCCTAAAAAGCGGACATCAAATAACTCTacattttgtttggttttgagtaatttaataatttttaaactaattttttttattcttttacctatcatcttattaatcatattaatttaaatattaaaatctattttatttatttaaaaacaataatttcataatatattaatacttttaactCTTCACTCTTAATCTAAATTTTCATAATCATattgaaacaaaattatttttaattttaatatagtatgaactaaaaccctatttaaatcatcttcaataagaaaaaaaaaatcaattttataaattattagagATTATCTCGAATAGATAGTGGGATAGGCGCCCCTTTTCAAGGATTATAGGTTTTTATCTATCTAAACAAACTTCTCCGGGCTTGATGTTGCGCATAAGATTGTTTGGAATACCGATGTCACATAAGGTGTCTAGGATGAAATCcgataatttttctttatggCCCGTTCCCAGTGGAGGTGTAAGACCCCAACCCATGAAATGTCCCGTCCAAACTTTTGATCTAGGTCATTTTTGTTTAGCATAAAATTtaggtttaataaataatttatttgggatagaatgaatataatatttatcttaaatgatttatttttatcccttttatttattttttaaataatttgagataaaaatgaGTATAATCATTTattccaaatttatttatttatttttttttattattattcttaattatttcaGGTTTAATTATGgcaataattaaatcaattaattttttaatcatgttttagaattggttttagttattttaaatttatttatttaaaataattattttaaaatttataaattaggtaggtaaatttttaatgtttagaACTTTGAATAGAGCTTCACAAGTATTTATGGCGATGGTGAACGTGAAAAAAAGAGGATTTTTAACAAACTCAATGATATTTAGGGAATATGGAACCTACCAACGGTGACTACTGGTGATATGCATGTTGTGAGAAATGCTCAAGAGAGGCGTGATGCAAGACTTTTAATGAGAGAAATAACTAGCTTCTCTGAATTTATTGATGGTTATTGCCTTATTGATCTACCTCTTCAGGGGGGAAATTACACATGGAAAAAAATGACTTGATGTCTTGTATTGAATTTTCTTCCAAAGATTTGATCATGCATCAACGTTCATTCAACATAAAGCTCTTCTTTAGAGTGTATGTGACATCTCAATCATCCTTGTCATGAAAGCCAATATTTTGGTTGCTAGACC
This is a stretch of genomic DNA from Impatiens glandulifera chromosome 4, dImpGla2.1, whole genome shotgun sequence. It encodes these proteins:
- the LOC124935136 gene encoding uncharacterized protein LOC124935136, which gives rise to MGQRILEHISNIQFNERTDVHRWKIEENGKMISSKMWNTIREKEQIVDWVDLVWSSKVIPILRHQFILWLAFKEMLNTRDRVKKYMEILVTSCLLYEGNEETTDHVFGCFPFASNL